One region of Paralichthys olivaceus isolate ysfri-2021 chromosome 12, ASM2471397v2, whole genome shotgun sequence genomic DNA includes:
- the LOC109636263 gene encoding trichohyalin isoform X29: MAEGSKPASSTPASGSGGAVAPQTNSLKSKGLGLLRKVKVSVELLIALAALLSWVVVGVVMFDFVEYKTVPDIQQIITDPMQAVNDAVDEVSSLLNKFQECAPDLSDPASTAAYVAEEISEAKDGFVRHFSDEDGNFYLSYVDPVVIGRRAFHSTNDFMGGMVGNVRDSLCAFVDTLLDIISGKSKGKIDLGYIDPVVTGRGVFSVINEFICGVEGYIKKVLCAVWDTILDVVKGTTDISFMDPVSVGRNVFSATNDTLSGIATYIQDVLCSIIDSTLDIVKGTTDITFVDPVVIGRNAFSFINDIVSGVAGYIQGALCTFMDVILDTLEDFQQAVGFSPMSVLKTTAEITKEQINMLVSYVSSMLLGDEGIVSEVSIDPMKVVEDAVLEFTDKKDLFVAYMSSMLVGDQGEPVATPVVNVVPEEDETVASPSDITLVRRKGEFLPPMKKVAEIMHAAKDEAAPAQLGGDSKTEEEEEEEEEEEEEAEVPTDAATETDVHEEEDDDVKHDDLEETEHEVPLEDESIIDNDDKDEETEEKDAQEEEEIVEAEGGEKEQDLQAGEDEGEQEDINKMIADTKEEKQEEPKTDEVVEDDDEEKEEEVKTEALEEKEEAKTMDLDDDQEEEAKTEDLEDEEEEEAKTEDLEDEEEEEAKTKLLEEKDEAKTEDLDDDQAEEAKTEDLEDEEEEEEAKTEDLEDEEEEEAKTKLLEKKEEAKTEDLDDDQVEEAKTEDLEDEEEEAKTEHLDDDQAEEAKTEDLEDEEEEEAKTEVVEEEEEVEEEEEPTTLVLEEEGEEEEKAKTDILEEEVEAKSEDLKEDEEEEAKTKVVEEKEEAKTEDLDDDQEEEAITEDLEDDEEEEEAKTEDLDDEEEVEAKTKHLEEKEEAKTEDLDNDQAEEAKTEDLGEEEEAKTEHLDEEEEEAKDEHLEEDEEEEKAKTEHLDEEEVEEKEEPTTLILEEEGEEGEEEEKAKTDILEEEVEAKTEDLVDEEAEIEKETEKEETENKDLHLDEERNEENIEITNTKPDIEGDEASEEEGEEHDKVEAEDEGPKTLSDEGETTTFLPGYDQNVIDEENSESRKGKGQRKHLVLFERIRRVGSRAAHKDEERLHKHDKDLKSTEPEEEKKAKEAKLEETIDKLKEEKPKKEIKSEAKITKKKPEKPEEEGVEMKIPKKEKEVKKPPKEGKKPSKEDKVKKPSKEKKELRKPSKEEEEVKKPPQKEKEAKKLHKKEKEIKTPAKREKGVKKPSKEEKEIKKLHKEVKEETKPLKEEVKKPPKEGKEIKTPPKEEKEGKKPPKLEKEVKKPSKKEKEVKIPPKEEKEFKKPSKEGKEIKKLHKEEKEVKKPRKEEKEVKKPSKEEKEVKKPCKEEKKVKKPSKEEKEIKKPPKEEKEVKKPSKEEKEIKKLHKEEKEVEKPPKEEKEVKIPPKEEKEFKKPSKEEREVKKSPKEEKEVKKPTKEEKEVKKSQKEEEVKKPSKEEKEVKKSPKEEKEVKKTTKEEKDVKKPSKEDQEVKKPSKEEKEVKKSPKEEKEVKKPSIEEKEVKKPPKEEKEVKKSPKEEKEVKKTIKEETEVKKPSKEEKEVKKLPKEEKEVKKPPKEEKEVKKLPKEEKEVKKPSITEKEVKKPRKEEKEVKMPSKDEREMKKPPKEEKEVKTPPKEEKEVKKPPKEEKEVKKPHKVEKEVKKPSKEEKELKKTPKEEKEVKTPPKEEKEVKKPPKEEKEVKKPPKEEKEVKTPPKEEKEVKKPPKEEKEVKKPHKEEKEVKKPSKEEKELKKTPKEEKEVKTPPKEEKEVKKPPKEEKEVKKPPKEEKEVKTPPKEEKEVKKPPKEEKEVKKPHKEEKEVKKPSKEDLEVKKPSKEEKEVKKPPKEEKEVKMPSKDEREMKKPPKEEKEVNKPSKEEREVKKPPKEEKEIKKPSKDEKEVKKPPKEEKEAKKPPKEEREVKMPPKEEKEVKKPPKEEKEAKKPPKEEKEVKMPPKEEKEVKKPPKEEKEAKKPPKEEKEVKKPPKEEKEVKMPPKEDKEVKKPSKEEKEVKTSPKEEKEIKKPSKEEKGVKKPPKEEKEVEKPSKKEKELKTPLKKEIEVEKPPKEKEVKSSMQRKEAKKPSREEKEEIKPSEEAQEIKKSTKAKKEDKDLVKKRDTETDTRRKKAASRIKVVKKEVASVLKKEHLNVTRAAAEPKKTTKVLKAAKRQVVPILKNEHMNVTQSEVPKGKAKPESAKKEVPKEKAKAAPVKKDVAAPKEKAKSVIMKKEQEAVSRNASLVRDRVKIVPMKRGVKLPKEIIRGISAKTAEVSKQKPKPAVTKREPAPLKTKPAPVVKEAEAPHKNVSLTKEKVKVVPLKKVPVTPKEKVKPAPTKKEPEAKPVLAKKEAEVVKEKPKAVHEKKGVKLPKEMIRGISAKTAEVSKQKPKPAVTKREPAPLKTKPAPVVKEAEAPHKNVSLTKEKVKVVPLKKVPVTPKEKVKPAPTKKEPEAKPVLAKKEAEVVKEKPKAVHEKKAPKTDAEAPKKKVKSLEKKKEPKAPEEKVKPAVKKDGSAGLKDKVKPVRVKKEQEKKKPAAVKKAVLKEKITPVKKGKPVEKKAPKEERVLKEIQTPAKKEKPVEKKAAKEEAVKAEPGVSDSFLMEDEMPYFQCFFVDEDEAQFPFYAFSPLQV; the protein is encoded by the exons ATGGCTGAAG gaagcaaaCCGGCCTCCTCCACTCCAGCCAGTGGGTCTGGTGGAGCAGTGGCGCCACAGACGAACTCTCTCAAGTCTAAAGGTCTGGGCCTCCTCAGGAAGGTGAAAgtgtctgtggagctgctgatCGCACTGGCCGCTCTGCTGTCCTGGGTGGTTGTAGGGGTGGTGATGTTTGATTTCGTGGAATACAAGACTGTCCCAg acaTTCAGCAAATCATTACGGACCCTATGCAAGCTGTGAACGACGCTGTAGATGAAGTATCCAGTCTGCTCAACAAGTTTCAAG AATGTGCACCTGATTTAAGTGACCCCGCATCTACTGCCGCTTATGTAGCTGAAGAAATATCGGAAGCAAAAGATGGATTCGTTCGACATTTTTCAGATGAGGATG GAAACTTCTACCTCAGCTACGTCGACCCTGTGGTCATCGGACGACGAGCTTTCCATTCAACCAACGACTTCATGGGTGGAATGGTGGGCAACGTCAGGGACTCACTGTGTGCTTTTGTGGACACTTTATTAGATATTATATCGGGTAAATCTAAAG GAAAAATTGACCTTGGCTACATTGACCCTGTGGTCACAGGCAGAGGCGTCTTCAGTGTTATTAATGAGTTCATATGTGGAGTGGAGGGCTACATCAAGAAAGTGCTCTGTGCCGTTTGGGACACTATTCTGGACGTGGTGAAAG GAACCACTGACATCAGCTTCATGGATCCTGTGTCAGTTGGCAGAAATGTCTTCAGCGCGACTAACGACACTTTGAGTGGAATAGCGACCTACATCCAGGACGTACTCTGTTCTATCATAGACAGTACACTGGATATTGTAAAAG GAACCACTGACATTACGTTCGTTGACCCTGTGGTCATTGGCCGGAATGCTTTCAGTTTTATTAATGACATTGTGAGTGGAGTCGCAGGATACATCCAGGGTGCTCTCTGTACATTCATGGATGTAATACTGGACACATTAGAAG ATTTCCAGCAGGCTGTGGGATTCAGTCCCATGTCAGTTCTGAAGACGACAGCAGAAATCACCAAAGAACAGATTAACATGCTCGTGAGCTACGTCTCCTCAATGCTGCTCGGTGATGAAG GGATTGTGTCTGAAGTGTCCATCGACCCCATGAAAGTTGTCGAAGACGCTGTGTTGGAGTTCACAGACAAGAAAGATTTGTTCGTGGCTTACATGTCAAGCATGCTTGTTGGTGATCAAG GTGAACCTGTAGCCACGCCCGTTGTAAATGTAGTACCTGAAGAAg aTGAAACTGTAGCTTCTCCATCTGATATAACTTTGGTGAGAAGAAAAG GAGAATTCCTGCCACCTATGAAAAAAG TTGCAGAGATAATGCACGCTGCCAAAGATGAAGCTGCTCCTGCACAGTTAGGTGGAGACTCaaagactgaggaggaggaggaggaggaggaggaggaggaggaggaggctgaagtTCCCACTGATGCAGCCACTGAGACAGATGTGCACGAGGAAGAGGACGATGATG TGAAACATGACGACCTTGAAGAAACAGAACATGAAGTACCACTGGAAGATGAGTCCATCATTGATAATGATGACAAGGacgaagagacagaggagaaggacgcacaggaggaggaggagattgtTGAGGCGGAAGGTGGAGAAAAGGAGCAGGACTTACAGGCAGGGGAAGATGAAGGAGAGCAAGAGGACATTAATAAAATGATTGCTGACACcaaagaggagaagcaggaggaaccaaaaacagatgaagttgtAGAGGATGACgatgaggagaaggaagaggaagtcAAAACTGAAGCTttggaagaaaaggaggaggccAAAACTATGGACTTGGACGAtgatcaggaggaggaggccaaaaCTGAAGATctagaagatgaggaggaggaggaggccaaaaCTGAAGATttagaagatgaggaggaggaggaggccaaaaCTAAACTTCTGGAAGAAAAGGATGAAGCCAAAACTGAGGATTTGGATGATGATCAGGCGGAGGAGGCCAAAACTGAAGATctagaagatgaggaggaggaggaggaggccaaaaCTGAAGATttagaagatgaggaggaggaggaggccaaaaCTAAACTtctggaaaaaaaggaggaagccAAAACTGAGGATTTGGATGATGATCAGGTGGAGGAGGCCAAAACTGAAGACctagaagatgaggaggaggaggccaaaaCTGAACATCTGGATGATGATCAGGCGGAGGAGGCCAAAACTGAAGATctagaagatgaggaggaggaggaggccaaaaCTGAAGTtgtggaagaagaggaggaggtggaggaagaggaggagcccaCAACCTTAGtattggaggaggagggggaggaggaggagaaggccaaaactgacattttggaggaagaggtggaggccAAATCTGAAGATTTGAAagaagacgaggaagaggaggccaaAACTAAAGTtgtggaggaaaaggaggaagccAAAACTGAGGATTTGGACGAtgatcaggaggaggaggccataACTGAAGATCTagaagatgatgaggaggaggaggaggccaaaaCTGAAGATCtagatgatgaggaggaggtggaggccaaaactaaacatcttgaagaaaaggaggaagccAAAACTGAGGATTTGGACAATGATCAGGCAGAGGAGGCCAAAACTGAAGATctaggagaagaggaggaagccaAAACTGAACatctggatgaggaggaggaggaggccaaagATGAACATttggaagaagatgaggaggaggagaaggccaAAACTGAACatctggatgaggaggaggtggaggaaaaggaggagccCACAACTTTAAtattggaggaggagggggaggagggggaggaggaagagaaggccaaaactgacattttggaggaagaggtggaggccAAAACTGAAGATTTGGTAGATGAGGAggcagaaatagaaaaagagactgaaaaggaggaaactgaaaataaagatcttCATTtggatgaagaaagaaatgaagaaaacattGAAATAACGAACACGAAGCCAGATATAGAAGGTGATGAAGcttcagaggaggaaggagaagaacaTGACAAAGTAGAAGCTGAGGACGAAGGTCCTAAAACTCTGTCGGATGAAGGAGAGACGACCACTTTTCTTCCTGGTTATGACCAAAACGTCATTGACGAAGAAAACAGTGAGAGCAGGAAAGGTAAAGGACAGAGAAAACATCTCGTTCTCTTTGAGAGGATCAGAAGAGTCGGATCCAGAGCAGCTCACAAAGATGAAGAGCGACTCCACAAACATGACAAAG ACCTTAAATCCAcagaacctgaggaggagaaaaaagcaaaggaaGCCAAACTTGAGGAAACCATTGACAAACTAAAAGAAGAAAAGCCAAAGAAGGAGATCAAATCTGAAGCAAAAATAACTAAGAAGAAACCAGAGAAGCCTGAAG AAGAAGGGGTTGAAATGAAGATCCctaaaaaagagaaggaagtcAAGAAACCACCTAAGGAAGGTAAGAAACCATCCAAAGAAGATAAAGTGAAGAAACCttccaaagaaaagaaagaactgaGAAAACCttcaaaagaagaggaagaagtaaAGAAACCACcccaaaaagagaaagaggccaAGAAActacacaaaaaagaaaaggaaatcaaGACACCAGCTAAAAGGGAGAAGGGAGTTAAGAAACCCtctaaagaagagaaagagattaAAAAGCTTCACAAAGAAGTGAAAGAGGAGACAAAGCCTCTCaaggaagaggtgaagaagcCTCCCAAAGAAGGGAAAGAAATCAAGACACCAcctaaagaagagaaggaggggaaGAAACCACCTAAAttagagaaggaggtgaagaaaccatctaaaaaagagaaagaggtgaagatACCACCCAAGGAGGAGAAAGAATTCAAGAAACCATCTAAAGAAGGGAAAGAGATTAAAAAGCTTcataaagaagagaaagaggtgaagaaacCCCgtaaagaagagaaggaggtgaagaaaccatctaaagaagagaaagaggtgaaaaaaCCCtgtaaagaagagaagaaggtaAAGAAACCAtctaaagaagagaaagaaatcaaGAAACCAcctaaagaagagaaggaggtgaaaaaACCAtctaaagaagagaaagagattaaaaagcttcataaagaagagaaagaggtagAGAAACCAcctaaagaagagaaggaggtgaagataCCAcccaaagaggagaaagaattCAAGAAACCATCTAAAGAAGAAAGGGAGGTAAAGAAATCCcctaaagaagagaaggaggtgaaaaaACCAactaaagaagagaaagaagtcaagaaatcacaaaaagaagaggaggtgaagaaaccatctaaagaagagaaggaggtgaagaaatcccccaaagaagagaaggaggtgaaaaaaacaacaaaagaagagaaagatgtAAAGAAACCATCTAAAGAAGATCAAGAAGTAAAGAAACCAtctaaagaagagaaggaggtgaagaaatcccctaaagaagagaaggaggtgaagaaaccatctatagaagagaaagaagtcAAGAAACCAcctaaagaagagaaggaggtgaagaaatcccctaaagaagagaaggaggtgaaaaaaacaattaaagaagagacagaggtaAAGAAACCAtctaaagaagagaaagaagtcaAGAAACTAcctaaagaagagaaggaggtgaagaaaccacctaaagaagagaaagaagtcaAGAAACTAcctaaagaagagaaggaggtgaagaaaccATCCATaacagagaaagaggtgaagaaaccacgtaaagaagagaaagaggtgaagatgCCTTCTAAAGACGAGAGGGAAATGAAGAAACCAcctaaagaagagaaagaggtgaagacgCCTcctaaagaagagaaagaggtaaAGAAACCAcctaaagaagagaaggaggtgaagaaaccACACAAAGtagagaaagaggtgaagaaacCATCCAAAGAAGAGAAGGAGTTAAAGAAAACAcctaaagaagagaaagaggtgaagacgCCTcctaaagaagagaaagaggtcaAGAAACCAcctaaagaagagaaggaggtgaagaaaccacccaaagaagagaaagaggtgaagacgCCTcctaaagaagagaaagaggtaaAGAAACCAcctaaagaagagaaggaggtgaagaaaccacacaaagaagagaaagaggtgaagaaacCATCCAAAGAAGAGAAGGAGTTAAAGAAAACAcctaaagaagagaaagaggtgaagacgCCTcctaaagaagagaaagaggtcaAGAAACCAcctaaagaagagaaggaggtgaagaaaccacccaaagaagagaaagaggtgaagacgCCTcctaaagaagagaaagaggtaaAGAAACCAcctaaagaagagaaggaggtgaagaaaccacacaaagaagagaaagaggtgaagaaacCATCTAAAGAAGATCTAGAAGTAAAGAAACCAtctaaagaagagaaagaggtgaaaaagcctccaaaagaagagaaagaggtgaagatgCCTTCTAAAGACGAGAGGGAAATGAAGAAACCAcctaaagaagagaaagaggtaaATAAACCAtctaaagaagagagagaggtgaagaaacctcctaaagaagagaaagagataaagaaacCATCTAAagatgagaaagaggtgaagaaaccacctaaagaagagaaggaggcaaAAAAACCTCctaaagaagagagagaagtgaagatGCCTcctaaagaagagaaagaagttaAGAAACCAcctaaagaagagaaggaggcaaAGAAGCCCcctaaagaagagaaagaggtgaagatgCCTcctaaagaagagaaagaagttaAGAAACCAcctaaagaagagaaggaggcaaAGAAGCCTCccaaagaagagaaagaggtgaagaaaccacctaaagaagagaaagaggtgaagatgCCTCCTAAAGAAGATAAAGAGGTAAAGAAACCAtctaaagaagagaaagaggtgaagacgTCTcctaaagaagagaaagagataaagaaacCATCCAAAGAAGAGAAGGGGGTGAAGAAGCCTcctaaagaagagaaagaagttgAGAAACCAtctaaaaaagagaaagagttgAAGACGCCTCTTAAAAAAGAGATAGAGGTGGAAAAGCCTCCCAAAGAGAAAGAGGTTAAGTCTTCAATGCAAAGGAAAGAAGCGAAGAAACCCTCtagggaggagaaggaagagattAAGCCATCAGAGGAGGCACAGGAGATCAAGAAATCTACAAAAGcgaaaaaagaagacaaagaccTTGTCaagaaaagagacacagagacag acACCAGACGCAAAAAGGCTGCAAGTAGAATCAAAGTAGTCAAGAAAGAAGTTGCATCTGTGCTGAAGAAGGAACATCTTAATGTTACAAGAGCAG ctgcAGAGCCCAAGAAGACTACAAAGGTGCTGAAAGCTGCTAAAAGGCAGGTCGTTCCAATTCTGAAGAACGAGCATATGAATGTCACACAATCAG AGGTTCCAAAGGGGAAAGCCAAACCAGAGTCTGCAAAGAAAG AAGTTCCAAAGGAAAAAGCCAAAGCAGCTCCTGTCAAAAAAG ATGTTGCTGCTCCAAAAGAAAAGGCCAAATCAGTCATCATGAAAAAAG AACAAGAAGCTGTTTCCAGAAATGCCTCCCTGGTAAGAGACAGAGTCAAGATAGTGCCTATGAAGAGAG gagtCAAGTTACCAAAAGAGATCATCAGAGGAATCTCTGCAAAGACAG ctgaggtTTCAAAACAGAAACCCAAACCAGCTGTAACAAAGAGAG AACCTGCTCCTCTCAAGACAAAACCAGCCccagtggtcaaag aggCAGAAGCACCACACAAAAATGTCTCTCTAACAAAGGAGAAGGTGAAGGTGGTGCCACTGAAGAAAG TGCCTGTAActccaaaagaaaaagtcaaaccaGCACCAACAAAAAAAG AACCTGAGGCTAAGCCAGTTCTTGCCAAAAAAG AAGCAGAAGTTGTGAAGGAGAAGCCTAAAGCAGTTCATGAGAAAAAAG gggtCAAGTTACCAAAAGAGATGATCAGAGGAATCTCTGCAAAGACAG ctgaggtTTCAAAACAGAAACCCAAACCAGCTGTAACAAAGAGAG AACCTGCTCCTCTCAAGACAAAACCAGCCccagtggtcaaag aggCAGAAGCACCACACAAAAATGTCTCTCTAACAAAGGAGAAGGTGAAGGTGGTGCCACTGAAGAAAG TGCCAGTAActccaaaagaaaaagtcaaaccaGCACCAACAAAAAAAG AACCTGAGGCTAAGCCGGTTCTTGCCAAAAAAG AAGCAGAAGTTGTGAAGGAGAAGCCTAAAGCAGTTCATGAGAAGAAAG CTCCTAAAACTGATGCTGAAGCACcaaagaaaaaagtcaaatccctggaaaagaagaaag AGCCCAAAGCACCAGAGGAGAAAGTCAAACCAGCTGTTAAAAAAG ATGGCTCAGCCGGGCTGAAGGACAAGGTCAAACCGGTCCGTGTGAAGAAAG aacaagagaagaagaaacctgCTGCAGTAAAGAAAG CCGTGTTGAAGGAAAAGATCACACCTGTAAAGAAAG GAAAACCAGTTGAGAAGAAGGCACCCAAAG aGGAGCGAGTTCTGAAAGAGATACAGACGCCTGCAAAGAAAG AGAAACCTGTGGAGAAGAAAGCAGCCAAAGAAGAGGCCGTTAAAG CTGAGCCTGGTGTATCAGACAGCTTTCTCATGGAAG ACGAGATGCCGTACTTCCAGTGTTTCTTTGTGGACGAGGACGAGGCCCAGTTTCCGTTCTACGCCTTCTCACCACTGCAGGTCTGA